In Oryza glaberrima chromosome 8, OglaRS2, whole genome shotgun sequence, the following are encoded in one genomic region:
- the LOC127782619 gene encoding golgin candidate 4-like, producing the protein MRGSIATYRESLSRLAGEVDDAAADEAEPQASAASSPPARGAADRSHTTPPSSGRRRRYSASASSAAAARPDPAEPDEVSKLKEDIQKLQVSEAEIKALSFNYVAMLKEKEEQLGKLREENGSLKRSLESSKAVSANSNGALERSPRGVQRNTVQDNPLNVSKQNGYGGGASQGIQPNGLHSMTGHRKADISEGDRSFFAAKQASLENEIKQLKKQLSDNSEKETETKRRLEDEHKRNELLQQQLNELNVSKERISTNMEELHNELSEKEAKLRRLQEDLSRREKEHVSDASLQSLRSMVMALQKENSDLKIEKSRLEADLVRKKSTSQINEVGTSDVNGISDVEKVKEEMASLKKSLHDASYERDKAVQDLARLKQHLLDKDLEDQEKMDEDSKLIEELRAICDQQRAHIVQLERALKFEMAKQEESKKITSEEHQRSNEQITDLKYKLANCMNALESKNLELLNLQTALGQYYAESEAKERLGGDLAMAREELAKLSESLKVANQAIEISRREKEEVAARLSQVEGMLADGKRSMQKLENDNSRLRRALEQSMTTLNRMSLDSDNSVDRRIVIKLLVTYFQRNHSKEVLDLMVRMLGFSEEDKQRIGFAQSNAGKGVVRGVLGLPGRLVGGIVGGNSAGKPTQASQDNQSFADLWVDFLLKETEEREKREASEAARLSQEENQTASTSNASSAQPSGHISNQAPGPSTSHHMFGRQDTEFATVPLTSSTYTSTQTPFSRPPQR; encoded by the exons atgcggggtTCCATCGCGACCTACCGGGAGagcctctcccgcctcgccggcgaggtcgacgacgccgcggccgacgaggcGGAGCCCCAGgcctccgccgcgtcgtcgccccCAGCGCGGGGCGCAGCCGATCGCTCCCACACGACGCCGCCCTCGtccgggcggcggaggcgctactccgcctccgcctcctccgccgccgccgcccgccccgaccCCGCCGAGCCCGACGAG GTTTCTAAACTCAAAGAAGATATTCAAAAGCTTCAAGTTTCAGAAGCTGAAATAAAGGCATTGTCCTTCAATTATGTTGCGATGTTGAAAGAAAAGGAG GAACAACTGGGAAAACTTCGTGAAGAAAATGGCTCATTAAAAAGAAGTCTGGAGAGTTCAAAAGCAGTTTCAGCCAATTCTAAT GGTGCTTTGGAAAGATCCCCTCGTGGAGTGCAAAGAAACACAGTTCAAGATAATCCATTGAATGTCTCAAAGCAAAATGGATATGGTGGTGGTGCTTCACAGGGTATCCAGCCAAATGGCTTGCACTCAATGACAGGGCATCGCAAG GCAGACATCTCGGAAGGGGACCGATCTTTCTTTGCTGCTAAACAGGCTAGCCTTGAAAATGAGATCAAGCAATTGAAAAAGCAACTTAGTGATAATTCTGAGAAAGAAACTGAAACAAAAAGGAGGTTAGAGG ATGAACACAAGCGGAATGAATTGCTTCAGCAACAGCTAAATGAACTAAATGTCAGCAAAGAGAGG ATTTCAACTAACATGGAAGAGCTACACAATGAGTTGAGTGAGAAGGAGGCAAAGTTGAGACGCTTGCAAGAGGATTTGAGTAGAAGGGAAAAAGAGCATGTATCAGATGCTTCCCTTCAGAGCCTAAGAAGTATGGTGATGGCTTTACAGAAGGAGAACTCAGATCTAAAG ATAGAGAAGAGCAGGCTCGAGGCAGATCTTGTGAGGAAGAAAAGTACCTCACAAATAAATGAAGTTGGTACATCAGATGTTAATGGGATTTCTGATGTGGAAAAG GTTAAGGAAGAAATGGCTTCATTGAAGAAATCATTACATGATGCTTCCTATGAACGAGACAAAGCAGTTCAAGATTTGGCTCGGTTGAAACAGCATTTGCTAGATAAG GACCTTGAGGATCAAGAAAAGATGGATGAAGATAGCAAACTCATTGAAGAACTGCGGGCAATCTGTGACCAGCAAAGGGCTCATATAGTGCAGTTAGAAAGGGCTTTGAAGTTTGAGATGGCGAAGCAGGAGGAGAGCAAGAAAATCACTAGTGAAGAACACCAGAGGTCAAATGAACAAATAACAGATTTGAAATACAAGCTTGCAAACTGTATGAATGCCCTTGAATCAAAAAACCTGGAATTGCTAAATCTGCAGACTGCCCTTGGACAGTACTATGCTGAGAGTGAAGCCAAG GAACGGCTTGGAGGTGATTTAGCTATGGCCAGGGAAGAATTGGCTAAATTGTCAGAGTCATTGAAG GTGGCAAATCAAGCAATTGAAATTtcaagaagagaaaaggaagaggtaGCTGCCAGGCTTTCACAAGTGGAGGGGATGTTGGCAGATGGGAAGCGCTCCATGCAGAAGCTTGAAAATGACAATTCCAGATTACGACGAGCGCTGGAACAAAGCATGACAACGCTCAATAGGATGTCACTCGATTCAGATAATTCTGTTGACAG GCGCATTGTGATTAAACTACTGGTCACTTACTTCCAGCGGAATCACAGCAAAGAG GTTTTGGATCTTATGGTTCGCATGCTTGGTTTCTCTGAGGAAGACAAGCAAAGGATTGGTTTTGCACAAAGTAATGCTGGCAAGGGTGTTGTCCGGGGTGTTTTGGGTCTTCCAGGACGCTTAGTTGGAGGCATTGTTGGCGGAAATTCAGCAGGCAAACCTACTCAAGCATCTCAGGACAACCAG TCATTTGCGGATCTATGGGTGGACTTCCTGCTCAAAGAGACggaagaaagggaaaaacgAGAAGCATCCGAAGCTGCAAGGCTGTCGCAGGAAGAGAACCAGACTGCCAGCACCAGCAACGCATCAAGCGCGCAACCATCAGGGCATATCTCCAACCAAGCACCTGGCCCTTCCACAAGCCATCACATGTTCGGTCGTCAAGACACCGAATTTGCAACGGTTCCACTCACATCCTCAACATATACCTCCACACAGACTCCATTCTCAAGACCACCCCAAAGATGA
- the LOC127783244 gene encoding hydroxyproline O-galactosyltransferase HPGT1: MQIREGGPRRGAASAARSPMSAMMLAMFATMASFYVAGRLWQDAQSRVYLIKELDRRTGQGHSTISVDDTLKVVACRQQGKRLASLEMELAAAKHEGFVGKYTYETNGTNSRKRPLIVIGIMTSFGRKNYRDAVRKSWLPTGSMLKKLEEEKGIVVRFIVGRSVNRGDASDREIDEENRSTKDFMILNDHTESEEESPKKTKSFFANAAESFDAEFYAKVNDDIYINVDTLSAMLKEHWDKPRVYIGCMKSGEVFSESTHKWYEPEWWKFGDGKTYFRHASGEMFVISKAVAQFISINRSVLRTYAHDDVSVGSWLIGLAVKHVNEAKLCCSSWPSGALCSAL, from the exons ATGCAGATCCGGGAGGGGGGcccgcggcgcggggcggcgtcggcggcgaggtcgccgatGTCCGCCATGATGCTCGCCATGTTCGCCACCATGGCCTCCTTCTACGTCGCCGGCCG TCTGTGGCAGGATGCGCAGAGTAGGGTTTACCTGATTAAAGAGCTCGACAGGCGAACCGGCCAG GGCCATTCGACGATATCGGTGGATGATACCTTGAAGGTTGTCGCATGCAG GCAGCAAGGAAAGAGGCTGGCCTCACTTGAGATGGAGCTGGCTGCAGCAAAGCATGAAGGTTTCGTGGGGAAATATACCTATGAGACAAATGGAACTAACTCTAGAAAGAGGCCACTGATTGTTATTGGAATAATGACAAGCTTTGGGAGGAAAAACTACCGTGATGCTGTCAGGAAGTCATGGCTTCCGACAG GTTCAATGCTGAAGAAactagaagaagaaaaaggcaTTGTAGTGCGCTTCATAGTTGGAAGAAG TGTGAACCGAGGAGATGCTTCAGACAGGGAGATTGATGAAGAAAATAGAAGTACAAAAGATTTCATGATCTTG AATGATCATACAGAGTCTGAAGAGGAGAGTCCTAAAAAGACAAAAAGTTTCTTTGCTAATGCTGCAGAGTCATTTGATGCTGAATTCTATGCTAAGGTCAATGATGATATATACATAAATGTTG ACACTTTGAGTGCAATGCTCAAAGAACACTGGGACAAGCCTCGTGTCTACATTGGCTGTATGAAATCTGGCGAGGTCTTCTCTGAATC AACTCATAAGTGGTATGAACCAGAATGGTGGAAATTTGGTGATGGGAAAAC GTACTTCCGCCATGCTTCTGGTGAAATGTTTGTCATCTCAAAGGCTGTAGCTCAATTCATCTCTATAAACAG GTCTGTTCTCCGGACATATGCACATGATGATGTTAGTGTAGGATCATGGTTAATTGGTCTTGCTGTGAAGCATGTAAATGAAGCAAAACTATGTTGTTCATCCTGGCCCTCAG GAGCTTTGTGTTCAGCTCTGTGA
- the LOC127782810 gene encoding mitochondrial carrier protein MTM1-like, with product MVGCSRGGGGLPAWMTAAAARVDLSSAGGGGGIPGSGASSSSSSQPGYSGPHQQAGVAGAAADQELGMAERALSAAGAAFVSAIIVNPLDVAKTRLQAQAAGVPYYQPSQMASLGPDAILSDFRCSPSCTRGVILGSEPICPPDCFQYKGTLDVFLKVVRQEGFGRLWRGTNAGLALAVPTVGIYLPCYDLFRNWIEDFTQSNAPGLTPYAPLVAGSVARSLACIACSPIELARTRMQAYKEFRPGVKPPGMWKTLLGVVSPLASSTQNAQNYRALWTGVGAQLARDVPFSAICWSTLEPIRRKLLGIVGEEGDAASVLGANFAAGFVAGSLAAGATCPLDVAKTRRQIEKDTQKAMRMTTRQTLADIWSSGGMKGLFTGVGPRVARAGPSVGIVISFYEVVKYALHQRHIS from the exons atggTGGGCTGTTCCAGAGGGGGCGGGGGCCTCCCCGCCTGgatgaccgccgccgccgcccgcgtcgaTCTCTCcagcgccggcggaggcggcggcatacCCGGCTCgggggcctcctcctcctcctcctcacagCCCGGATACTCGGGGCCGCATCAGCAGGCTGGGGTTGCGGGGGCGGCCGCCGACCAGGAGCTCGGGATGGCCGAGCgcgcgctctccgccgccggcgccgcgttcGTCTCCGCCATCATCGTCAACCCTCTCGACGTCGCCAAG ACGAGATTgcaggcgcaggcggcgggggTGCCCTACTACCAGCCGTCGCAGATGGCGTCGCTCGGCCCGGACGCG ATATTATCTGATTTCAGATGTTCGCCGTCATGCACACGTGGTGTCATTTTGGGAAGTGAGCCTATTTGCCCACCTGACTGCTTTCAGTACAAGGGAACACTTGATGTATTCTTGAAAGTTGTTAGACAG GAAGGATTTGGTAGATTATGGAGAGGTACAAATGCAGGCTTGGCGTTAGCAGTACCAAct GTTGGAATATATTTGCCTTGCTATGACCTATTTCGCAACTGGATTGAAGATTTTACACAAAGTAATGCTCCTGGTTTGACACCATATGCCCCATTAGTAGCAGGATCAGTCGCCCGTTCTTTGGCTTGCATTGCTTGTTCCCCAATTGAGTTGGCAAGGACACGGATGCAG GCATATAAAGAATTTCGTCCTGGAGTAAAGCCTCCTGGAATGTGGAAAACATTGCTTGGCGTTGTTTCACCACTTGCAAGCTCAACTCAGAATG CACAAAATTATCGTGCTCTTTGGACGGGTGTGGGTGCACAACTTGCTCGGGATGTTCCTTTCTCTGCTATATGCTGGTCAACACTGGAGCCG ATTCGAAGAAAGCTGCTTGGTATCGTCGGAGAAGAAGGTGATGCAGCTAGTGTGCTGGGTGCAAACTTTGCAGCTGGCTTTGTAGCAGGTAGTCTTGCTGCTGGTGCTACATGCCCTCTAGATGTTGCTAAGACAAGGAGACAAATAGAG AAGGATACGCAAAAGGCAATGAGAATGACCACAAGGCAAACATTAGCTGATATTTGGAG CTCTGGAGGTATGAAAGGCTTGTTCACCGGTGTTGGTCCACGTGTAGCACGAGCTGGCCCATCAGTTGGAATCGTCATTTCTTTCTACGAGGTTGTGAAGTATGCTCTTCATCAAAGGCACATATCATGA